One genomic region from Jilunia laotingensis encodes:
- a CDS encoding LA_2272 family surface repeat-containing protein → MRKLFLPLAMLIMASGMLPAQNKSAGINLSIWKGVSTQPLDSLQTTYFNIGIQSSMNRMNGLGINVLGSVIGRNMNGMQVSGLANMVSGSMRGIQLSGISNINGNNMIGLSATGLTNIAGNQMKGGLLSGLSNITGNNSAGLMASGIMNISGDKAKGVHLAGVANVTGSTFNGLMAAGLLNVASEHMNGVQISGLGNIVVSRMNGVQIGLANFSTKARGLQIGLVNYYKDEMKGFQLGLVNANPDTRVQMMIFGGNATKLNVGARFKNKLFYTIVGAGTHYLDFSDKFSAAVFYRGGIWLPLWKDLTISGDLGYQHIETFKNKDYGIPARLYGLQARLNLEYQITKKFGVFASGGYGGSRYYNKNVTYDKGVIAEAGIVLF, encoded by the coding sequence ATGAGAAAACTATTTCTCCCACTTGCAATGCTTATAATGGCAAGTGGGATGTTGCCCGCACAGAACAAGAGCGCAGGCATCAACCTGTCCATATGGAAAGGGGTAAGCACCCAACCGTTGGATAGTTTACAGACCACGTATTTCAATATCGGTATCCAGTCGAGCATGAACCGGATGAACGGTTTGGGAATCAATGTATTGGGCAGTGTTATCGGTAGGAACATGAACGGTATGCAGGTTTCTGGTCTTGCCAACATGGTAAGCGGAAGTATGAGAGGCATCCAATTGTCCGGAATCAGCAATATCAACGGAAACAACATGATCGGGCTATCCGCAACGGGGCTAACCAACATTGCCGGCAATCAGATGAAGGGGGGTCTATTGTCCGGCTTGTCAAATATCACCGGTAACAACAGTGCCGGGCTGATGGCAAGCGGCATCATGAACATTTCGGGTGATAAAGCAAAAGGTGTTCATTTGGCTGGAGTCGCTAATGTCACAGGCTCCACCTTCAATGGTTTGATGGCTGCCGGACTCCTGAACGTAGCAAGTGAACATATGAACGGTGTACAGATATCTGGTTTAGGCAATATCGTGGTATCACGTATGAATGGTGTACAGATCGGTTTAGCCAACTTTTCTACCAAAGCGAGAGGATTGCAGATCGGACTTGTGAATTATTACAAAGACGAGATGAAAGGTTTCCAATTGGGACTTGTCAACGCCAATCCGGACACAAGGGTGCAAATGATGATTTTCGGTGGTAATGCAACAAAACTAAACGTAGGTGCCCGGTTCAAGAACAAGTTGTTCTACACGATAGTGGGTGCCGGCACGCATTATCTGGATTTCAGTGATAAATTCTCCGCTGCGGTGTTCTATCGCGGAGGTATCTGGTTGCCGTTATGGAAGGATCTGACAATCAGTGGCGATCTAGGCTATCAGCATATCGAAACTTTCAAGAACAAAGATTATGGTATTCCTGCACGGCTTTATGGCCTGCAAGCTCGCTTGAATCTAGAATATCAAATTACAAAGAAGTTCGGAGTCTTCGCTTCCGGAGGTTATGGTGGCAGCCGTTACTATAACAAAAATGTGACCTATGACAAAGGGGTGATCGCAGAGGCGGGAATAGTACTGTTTTGA
- a CDS encoding AMP-binding protein — protein MEQSFIAYIENSIKNNWDLDALTDYKGATLQYKDVARKIEKLHIIFEESGIRKGDKIAVCGRNSSHWGVTFLATLTYGAVIVPILHEFKADNVHNIVNHSEAKLLFVGDMVWENLNESAMPLLEGILMMNDFSLLVSRSERLTHAREHLNELFGKKYPKNFRKEHVEYHKDQPEELAVINYTSGTTSYSKGVMLPYRSLWSNTRFGFEVLTLKPGDKIVSMLPMAHMYGLAFEFLYEFAVGCQIYFLTRMPSPKIIFQAFAEVKPNLVVAVPLIIEKIIKKNILPKLETPTMKLLLKVPIINDKIKSTVREQMIQAFGGNFEAVIVGGAAFNQEVEQFLKMIDFPYTVGYGMTECGPIICYEDWKRFKPASCGKAAPRMDVKILSSDPENIAGEIVCKGPNVMLGYYKNEEATRQVIDKDGWLHTGDLALMDEEGNVTIKGRSKNMLLGSSGQNIYPEEIEDKLNNLPYVAESIIVQQNDKLVGLVYPDFDDAFAHGLKNEDMERVMEENRVALNAMLPAYSQISKMKIYPEEFEKTPKKSIKRFLYQEAKG, from the coding sequence AAAGGAGACAAGATAGCCGTCTGCGGACGGAACAGTTCTCATTGGGGTGTTACTTTTCTTGCCACACTGACGTACGGGGCGGTAATTGTCCCCATCCTGCACGAGTTCAAGGCGGACAACGTGCATAACATCGTCAATCATTCCGAAGCCAAATTGCTTTTCGTGGGTGACATGGTGTGGGAAAACCTGAATGAATCGGCAATGCCCTTGCTTGAGGGAATCCTGATGATGAACGATTTCTCTTTATTAGTGTCCCGGAGCGAAAGACTGACCCATGCCCGCGAACACCTGAACGAACTGTTCGGCAAGAAATACCCTAAGAACTTCCGGAAAGAGCATGTGGAATATCATAAGGACCAGCCGGAAGAATTGGCGGTCATCAATTACACTTCCGGAACGACCAGCTACTCAAAAGGAGTGATGCTCCCCTACCGTAGCCTATGGTCGAACACCCGGTTCGGTTTTGAAGTGTTGACCTTGAAACCGGGAGACAAAATCGTCTCCATGTTGCCGATGGCGCACATGTACGGGCTTGCGTTCGAATTCCTGTACGAGTTTGCCGTGGGATGCCAGATCTACTTCCTCACCCGTATGCCAAGTCCTAAGATCATCTTCCAGGCTTTTGCGGAGGTGAAACCCAACTTGGTTGTAGCCGTGCCCTTGATCATCGAAAAGATCATCAAGAAAAACATACTCCCGAAGCTGGAAACCCCGACCATGAAACTGTTATTGAAAGTACCCATCATCAACGACAAGATAAAATCGACCGTGCGCGAACAGATGATCCAAGCCTTCGGTGGAAATTTCGAAGCTGTCATCGTGGGAGGTGCTGCGTTCAACCAAGAGGTGGAACAGTTCTTGAAGATGATCGACTTCCCGTATACGGTAGGGTATGGCATGACCGAGTGCGGCCCGATCATCTGCTACGAGGACTGGAAACGCTTCAAGCCTGCATCGTGTGGCAAGGCCGCTCCACGCATGGACGTGAAGATATTGTCGTCCGATCCTGAAAACATAGCGGGAGAGATTGTCTGCAAAGGACCGAACGTCATGCTGGGTTACTACAAAAACGAAGAGGCAACCCGTCAGGTGATCGACAAGGATGGATGGTTGCACACCGGAGACTTGGCACTGATGGACGAGGAAGGCAATGTCACCATCAAAGGACGCAGCAAAAACATGTTGCTGGGTTCCAGCGGGCAGAACATCTACCCGGAAGAGATAGAAGATAAATTGAACAACTTGCCTTATGTAGCGGAAAGTATCATTGTGCAACAAAACGATAAACTAGTGGGGCTGGTTTATCCCGATTTCGACGATGCCTTTGCCCACGGATTGAAGAATGAAGACATGGAACGGGTGATGGAGGAAAACCGTGTGGCGCTCAACGCCATGCTTCCGGCTTACAGCCAGATTTCCAAGATGAAAATCTATCCGGAAGAGTTCGAGAAGACTCCGAAAAAGTCCATCAAACGTTTCCTATACCAGGAAGCGAAAGGATAA